A section of the Verrucomicrobium sp. GAS474 genome encodes:
- a CDS encoding permease, translating to MTVWFSFPDFFLSFAALLLEGIPFLLLGALASLAVELFLPASWLRALLRLGPRAGIAVGCAAGFVFPLCECGALPVVLRLVRKGVPLRTAAAYLFAAPLANPFSIASTWLAFRTQEPWKIVLLRLGMGLLLVLILVLWIGRQKSGEVLRPGLGEEPEAPETPPLPESEPLAAWQRRLRAALGPAIDDFLSVALYLVLGAAVASFLNTSVNREWLAALAGNRWLAPVATVGLAQLLSVCSTTDAFLAAALPQFPLPALIAFLVAGPLFDLKLLWVYQALFTRRVVFGIWLRVTAGAIALGWLYSLYSSLWPRS from the coding sequence GTGACCGTCTGGTTCTCCTTCCCCGATTTCTTCCTCTCCTTCGCCGCCCTGCTGCTGGAGGGGATCCCCTTCCTCCTCCTCGGCGCCCTCGCCTCCCTGGCGGTCGAGCTCTTCCTCCCCGCCTCGTGGCTCCGCGCCCTCCTCCGCCTCGGCCCCCGCGCCGGGATCGCCGTCGGCTGCGCCGCCGGGTTTGTCTTCCCCCTCTGCGAGTGCGGCGCGCTCCCCGTCGTCCTCCGCCTCGTCCGCAAGGGAGTGCCGCTGCGGACCGCCGCCGCCTACCTCTTCGCCGCCCCGCTCGCCAATCCCTTCAGCATCGCCAGCACCTGGCTTGCCTTCCGCACGCAGGAACCGTGGAAGATCGTCCTCCTGCGCCTCGGCATGGGCCTCCTCCTCGTCCTGATCCTCGTCCTCTGGATCGGCAGGCAAAAGAGCGGCGAGGTCCTCCGCCCCGGCCTGGGGGAGGAACCCGAAGCGCCTGAAACGCCCCCCCTCCCGGAGAGCGAGCCCCTCGCCGCCTGGCAGCGCCGCCTCCGCGCCGCCCTCGGTCCGGCGATCGACGATTTCCTCTCCGTCGCCCTCTACCTCGTCCTCGGCGCCGCCGTCGCCTCCTTCCTCAACACGAGCGTGAACCGGGAATGGCTCGCGGCCCTTGCGGGGAACCGGTGGCTCGCCCCCGTCGCCACCGTCGGGCTGGCGCAGCTCCTCTCCGTCTGCAGCACCACCGACGCCTTCCTCGCCGCCGCCCTTCCCCAGTTCCCCCTTCCCGCCCTCATCGCCTTCCTCGTCGCCGGGCCGCTCTTCGACCTGAAGCTCCTCTGGGTCTACCAGGCCCTCTTCACCCGCCGGGTCGTCTTCGGCATCTGGCTCCGCGTCACCGCTGGCGCCATCGCGCTGGGCTGGCTATATTCCCTCTACTCCTCTCTATGGCCCCGCTCCTGA
- a CDS encoding DnaJ domain-containing protein, protein MPSEIPDYYDVLSVPPKATADEIKGAFRRLALRYHPDRNLGDPGEAALATEKFNEVRAAYEVLGDAEKKADYDSSRRMKKWLASLGRGPARKSPAPAPPVRKPKEKEKAAAAPASSPPPVPAPAPVRAAAPPPPAPAPTPAPAPASAPPAPRQKSPGQNPNLEAKETIPLAVAVLGGRWEVEVGGGRRVACMVPAGVRPGMRVKFRGLGAVGPDGRTRGDLSVSFEVRTEGAWLVSGNDLLVYADVDVLEILSCGDIVLADAPGGPLRVKMTPGFDIGRKLVLRGRGLPAFGKAPAGDLHIKVLPVFPTLSRDQANVVRRLLSQGLTEEERLARHDTKRRSHEVVEREREIEALIAVSGDGIRSEEEKAALKEGIALFEAETGTVVARWE, encoded by the coding sequence ATGCCTAGCGAGATACCGGATTATTACGACGTTCTTTCCGTCCCGCCGAAGGCGACGGCGGACGAGATCAAGGGGGCCTTCCGCCGCCTCGCCCTCCGCTATCATCCCGACCGCAACCTCGGCGACCCGGGCGAGGCCGCCCTCGCCACCGAGAAGTTCAACGAGGTCCGCGCCGCCTACGAGGTCCTGGGCGACGCCGAGAAAAAGGCCGATTACGATTCCTCCCGCCGGATGAAGAAATGGCTGGCGAGCCTCGGGCGCGGCCCCGCCCGCAAGAGCCCGGCTCCCGCGCCGCCGGTCCGCAAGCCGAAGGAGAAGGAAAAGGCCGCCGCGGCCCCCGCCTCTTCTCCTCCGCCCGTACCCGCGCCCGCCCCCGTCCGGGCGGCGGCCCCGCCTCCTCCCGCCCCGGCTCCCACTCCGGCCCCTGCGCCCGCCTCCGCTCCCCCAGCCCCGCGGCAGAAAAGCCCAGGCCAAAACCCAAATCTGGAAGCGAAGGAGACGATCCCCCTCGCCGTCGCGGTCCTCGGCGGGCGGTGGGAGGTCGAGGTCGGCGGCGGGCGTCGCGTCGCCTGCATGGTCCCCGCCGGGGTCCGGCCCGGGATGCGGGTGAAGTTCCGGGGCCTCGGCGCCGTCGGCCCCGACGGGCGGACCCGGGGCGATCTCTCCGTTTCCTTCGAGGTCCGCACCGAGGGGGCCTGGCTGGTCTCGGGGAACGACCTCCTCGTCTATGCCGATGTCGACGTCCTGGAGATCCTCTCCTGCGGTGACATCGTCCTCGCCGACGCCCCGGGCGGCCCGTTGCGGGTGAAGATGACGCCCGGCTTCGACATCGGCCGGAAGCTCGTCCTCCGGGGCCGGGGCCTCCCCGCCTTCGGCAAGGCCCCGGCGGGCGATCTCCATATCAAGGTGCTCCCGGTCTTCCCGACGCTCTCCCGGGACCAGGCGAACGTCGTCCGGCGGCTCCTCTCGCAGGGCCTCACGGAGGAGGAACGCCTCGCCCGGCACGACACGAAGCGGCGTTCCCACGAGGTCGTCGAGCGGGAGCGGGAGATCGAGGCGCTGATCGCCGTCTCCGGGGACGGGATCCGTTCCGAAGAGGAAAAGGCCGCGCTGAAGGAGGGCATCGCCCTCTTCGAGGCCGAGACGGGAACGGTCGTCGCCCGGTGGGAGTGA
- a CDS encoding cyclic nucleotide-binding domain-containing protein codes for MKETPFLDKEEASTISTLRQVSFFSHLEDRHIREIFKMSRLRQFDPGEVVIPEGVYDTYVYVLLTGEVEVRKNNASITRLHKTGDIFGELAIINYEPRSASVFAMAKTSCLAIDAAFLDSLLPHDRDTIYAVVYKMFAEIVANRLRATSTELAATREEVIFLRAQLAQYQRQHEALK; via the coding sequence ATGAAGGAAACCCCCTTTCTCGACAAAGAAGAAGCCTCGACGATCTCGACGCTCCGCCAGGTCTCCTTCTTCAGCCACCTGGAAGACCGCCACATCCGGGAGATCTTCAAGATGAGCCGCCTGCGGCAGTTCGATCCGGGCGAGGTCGTCATCCCCGAGGGGGTCTACGACACCTACGTCTACGTCCTCCTGACCGGCGAAGTCGAGGTGCGGAAGAACAACGCCTCGATCACCCGCCTCCACAAGACGGGCGACATCTTCGGCGAGCTGGCGATCATCAACTACGAGCCCCGCTCCGCCAGCGTCTTCGCGATGGCGAAGACCTCATGCCTCGCCATCGACGCCGCCTTCCTCGACAGCCTCCTCCCCCACGACCGGGACACGATCTACGCCGTGGTCTACAAGATGTTCGCCGAAATCGTCGCCAACCGCCTCCGTGCCACCAGCACCGAACTGGCGGCGACCCGCGAGGAAGTCATTTTCCTCCGCGCCCAACTCGCTCAATACCAACGCCAGCACGAAGCGTTGAAGTAG
- a CDS encoding mechanosensitive ion channel domain-containing protein: protein MSSLHLSSVVECATALVAALLFGLLWRSVRRRGPQPAGASRYQAAAATLTRLSLRRDLLRAAAPPLQFCAWYFCLYFALPLFVHVLKHPGFAAALEQARLPFWHLGLLGGLFWFLYRCVDAVETRLAAIAAATSSRFDEHLFPVLALALRVFIPIGGFASLLETLHYSLSLGTDALHAIWRGFAIVVIVGLAAVSHALLQGIEKAILAGLDLDPDLTGTDSRSMEKLGDDRATATRIGILRKCAIVLNILIALAAILMLFPEARQIGTSLLASAGIVGILIGFAAQRTLGTLFAGIQLALSQPVRLGDSVAVEGESGVIEAITLTHVTIRTGDGRGRLILPISSFLERPFRNLTSTTPSVVQQVKIRVDFTLPVAALRDETRQWIATHRLWDRETFSLTVTDADAGSMELRLLASAATLADSSVLQLEAREWLLAQVVARYPECLPKVRDRTETSGKG from the coding sequence ATGTCCTCCCTCCACCTCTCCTCCGTCGTCGAATGCGCCACCGCCCTCGTCGCGGCCCTCCTCTTCGGCCTCCTCTGGCGGAGCGTCCGCCGCCGGGGGCCGCAGCCCGCCGGCGCCTCCCGCTACCAGGCGGCGGCGGCGACCCTCACCCGCCTCTCCCTCCGGCGCGACCTCCTCCGCGCCGCCGCCCCGCCGCTCCAGTTCTGCGCGTGGTACTTCTGCCTCTACTTCGCCCTCCCCCTCTTCGTCCACGTCCTGAAGCATCCCGGCTTCGCCGCCGCGCTGGAGCAGGCCCGCCTTCCCTTCTGGCACCTCGGCCTCCTCGGCGGCCTCTTCTGGTTCCTCTACCGCTGCGTCGACGCCGTCGAGACCCGCCTCGCCGCGATCGCCGCCGCCACGTCGAGCCGCTTCGACGAACACCTCTTCCCCGTCCTCGCCCTCGCCCTCCGCGTCTTCATCCCCATCGGCGGCTTCGCCTCCCTGCTGGAGACCCTCCACTACTCCCTCTCCCTCGGGACCGACGCCCTCCACGCGATCTGGCGCGGCTTCGCCATCGTCGTGATCGTCGGCCTCGCCGCCGTCTCCCACGCCCTCCTTCAGGGGATCGAAAAGGCGATCCTCGCCGGCCTCGACCTCGACCCCGACCTGACCGGGACCGACAGCCGGAGCATGGAGAAGCTGGGCGACGACCGCGCCACCGCCACCCGCATCGGGATCCTGCGGAAGTGCGCCATCGTCCTGAACATCCTCATCGCCCTCGCCGCCATCCTCATGCTCTTCCCCGAGGCGCGGCAGATCGGGACCTCCCTCCTCGCCTCGGCCGGGATCGTCGGCATCCTCATCGGCTTCGCCGCCCAGCGGACCCTCGGCACCCTCTTCGCCGGGATCCAGCTCGCCCTCTCCCAGCCGGTCCGCCTCGGCGACTCGGTCGCCGTCGAGGGGGAGAGCGGCGTCATCGAGGCGATCACCCTCACCCACGTCACGATCCGCACCGGCGACGGGCGGGGACGGCTGATCCTCCCCATCTCGTCGTTCCTGGAGCGCCCCTTCCGTAACCTCACCTCGACGACCCCTTCCGTCGTCCAGCAGGTGAAGATCCGGGTCGATTTCACCCTCCCCGTCGCCGCCCTCCGGGACGAGACCCGGCAATGGATCGCGACCCATCGCCTGTGGGACCGGGAGACCTTCTCCCTCACCGTCACCGACGCCGACGCGGGCTCGATGGAACTGCGGCTCCTCGCCAGCGCCGCCACCCTCGCCGATTCCTCGGTCCTCCAGCTCGAGGCGCGGGAATGGCTCCTGGCACAGGTGGTGGCGCGTTATCCCGAGTGTCTGCCGAAGGTGCGGGATCGGACGGAGACGTCGGGGAAGGGTTAG
- a CDS encoding cyclic nucleotide-binding domain-containing protein: MKETPVLESPSSIIETLKQVSFFPSLEDHQIIEIFRQSRVRNFDAGETVIPEGAYDTFIYILLTGMVEVLKQGHLLASLTRTGDIFGELAILNCESRSASVVTLSKTSCLAIDATFLENLPPSDRDPVYAIVYRTFAEMVSHRLRTTSDALAETRMEVARLRDDLAKR; this comes from the coding sequence GTGAAAGAAACCCCCGTTCTTGAATCGCCGAGCTCGATCATCGAGACCCTGAAGCAGGTCTCCTTCTTCCCGTCGCTGGAGGACCATCAGATCATCGAGATCTTCCGCCAGAGCCGCGTCCGGAACTTCGACGCCGGGGAGACCGTCATCCCCGAGGGGGCCTACGACACCTTCATCTACATCCTCCTCACCGGGATGGTCGAGGTGCTGAAGCAGGGCCACCTCCTCGCCAGCCTCACCCGGACGGGCGACATCTTCGGCGAACTGGCGATCCTGAACTGCGAGTCCCGCTCGGCCAGCGTCGTCACCCTCTCGAAGACGAGCTGCCTCGCCATCGACGCGACGTTCCTCGAGAACCTCCCCCCGAGCGACCGCGACCCGGTCTACGCCATCGTCTACCGGACCTTCGCCGAGATGGTCTCCCACCGCCTCCGGACCACGAGCGACGCCCTCGCCGAGACCCGGATGGAAGTCGCCCGCCTGCGCGACGATCTCGCCAAGCGGTGA
- a CDS encoding response regulator transcription factor, protein MNEVFRVLIATQDLHTRLMLEGLLKAVRARFVHADTEESIHSYLKTPEGFDMVVVDGAWEFLSIHGIHLACRSRSKTLSETHLMVILPSGNSTQVIGAFNDGADTVLRQPIRPLEFLNACRTGQHLTRLTRSNRALSEPLPAPAPASALPEPASAPMRFSAAGELIGLHV, encoded by the coding sequence ATGAATGAGGTTTTCAGGGTTTTGATTGCGACACAGGATCTCCACACCCGGTTGATGCTCGAAGGCCTGCTGAAGGCCGTCCGCGCCCGCTTCGTCCACGCCGACACCGAGGAGAGCATCCATTCCTACCTGAAGACCCCCGAGGGATTCGACATGGTCGTCGTCGACGGCGCGTGGGAATTCCTCTCGATCCACGGCATCCACCTCGCCTGCCGCTCCCGCTCGAAGACCCTTTCGGAGACCCACCTCATGGTGATCCTCCCCAGCGGAAACTCGACCCAGGTGATCGGGGCCTTCAACGACGGGGCCGACACCGTCCTCCGCCAGCCGATCCGCCCGCTCGAATTCCTCAATGCCTGCCGCACCGGCCAGCACCTCACCCGCCTCACCCGGAGCAACCGGGCGCTCTCCGAGCCCCTCCCCGCACCGGCCCCGGCCTCCGCTCTCCCCGAACCGGCGTCGGCTCCGATGCGTTTTTCCGCGGCCGGGGAACTCATCGGCCTCCACGTCTAG
- the dcd gene encoding dCTP deaminase: MGIHADSWIRKMALEKGMIEPFAEGQVRHGADGTRVISYGISSYGYDLRVSDEFKVFTNVFNSIVDPKAFDERSFVDIKAPVCVVPPNSFALARSVEYFRIPRNVLTVCLGKSTYARCGVIVNVTPFEPEWEGHVTLEISNTTPLPAKIYANEGLAQVLFFEANELCEVSYADRGGKYMKQQGITIPRM, from the coding sequence ATGGGTATCCATGCAGACAGTTGGATTCGGAAGATGGCGCTCGAAAAAGGGATGATTGAGCCCTTCGCCGAGGGTCAGGTGCGCCACGGGGCCGATGGCACGCGCGTCATCAGCTACGGCATCTCGAGCTACGGCTACGACCTCCGGGTCTCGGACGAATTCAAGGTCTTCACCAACGTCTTCAACTCGATCGTCGACCCGAAGGCCTTCGACGAACGCTCCTTCGTCGACATCAAGGCCCCCGTCTGCGTCGTCCCGCCGAACTCCTTCGCCCTCGCCCGCTCGGTCGAGTACTTCCGCATCCCGCGCAACGTCCTCACCGTCTGCCTCGGGAAGTCGACCTACGCCCGCTGCGGCGTCATCGTGAACGTCACCCCCTTCGAGCCCGAATGGGAAGGCCACGTCACCCTCGAAATCTCGAACACGACCCCGCTCCCCGCGAAGATCTACGCGAACGAAGGCCTGGCCCAGGTCCTCTTCTTCGAGGCGAACGAACTCTGCGAAGTCTCCTACGCCGACCGCGGCGGGAAATACATGAAGCAGCAGGGGATCACGATCCCGCGGATGTAG
- the pheT gene encoding phenylalanine--tRNA ligase subunit beta yields the protein MKFSLRWLRDHLDYTGTLDALLERLTSAGIEVEGVEKHGMDDPNLVVAEVISYVPHPNADRLRLCQVRHAGKGGEETRQIVCGAKNFEAGDRVVLALPGVDFGGGFVIKESKLRGELSQGMMCSAKELGLAADADGLLILPKETPFGPLSAVLPADTFIDVEITPNRPDLLSYQGLAWELSALGLGTWRPKETIALSSVAQPTHDWKIDLQAPDLGPRYTLAILENVKVGPSPAWLKEKIEATGHRSINNVVDITNYILWETGQPLHAFDAAKLAGKTIEVRRARKGETLLALDDKTYTLNENDLVIADAERPHALAGVIGGKDSAVTEATTTVALEAAWFDPASVRRSGRRLGILTDSAYRFERRVDAYRIPEARIRALVLLEELADAELIQAPIDAGQAPAKRAPITLRPERVAAVLGAPITLDEITAVLKPLGLRYKGDNIWTSPPYRHDLETEIDLIEEVARVRGLANLPGRVRHGWAAESAADRAWDKALLLRRSLAARGWQEILTEAMAAREAIGNPDAELLALGNPLNAQFTHLRPALKDGLAAIAGGNVARGNLSLRLFEVGKVYRREGGQVVEEMRLGVLQLGPVDALEWAAAERASDFYDVKGLADYLEGDLGIPAAARLELAPLDPATAKRHDLKAKAFYVEYRLDGWLAASDAPALFTGLPQFPGVRRDVALVVPSATPQAELAAALEKAAREAAGSALQKVALFDLFEDSKGEKLAAGKKSLAYALTYRLPDRTLTDKEVNGWQEKILAAVKGLGYDLR from the coding sequence ATGAAGTTCTCCCTCCGCTGGCTCCGGGACCATCTCGACTACACCGGCACCCTCGACGCCCTCCTCGAACGCCTCACCTCGGCGGGGATCGAAGTCGAAGGCGTGGAGAAGCACGGCATGGACGACCCGAACCTCGTCGTCGCCGAGGTGATCAGCTACGTCCCCCATCCCAACGCCGACCGCCTCCGCCTCTGCCAGGTCCGCCATGCGGGCAAGGGCGGCGAGGAGACCCGCCAGATCGTCTGCGGCGCGAAGAACTTCGAGGCCGGGGACCGCGTCGTCCTCGCCCTCCCCGGCGTCGACTTCGGCGGCGGCTTCGTCATCAAGGAGAGCAAGCTCCGCGGTGAGCTCTCCCAGGGCATGATGTGCTCGGCGAAGGAACTCGGCCTGGCCGCCGACGCCGACGGCCTCCTCATCCTCCCGAAGGAGACCCCCTTCGGCCCCCTCTCCGCCGTCCTTCCCGCCGACACCTTCATCGACGTCGAGATCACCCCGAACCGCCCCGACCTCCTCTCCTACCAGGGCCTCGCGTGGGAGCTCTCCGCCCTCGGCCTCGGCACGTGGCGGCCGAAGGAGACCATCGCCCTCTCCTCCGTCGCCCAGCCGACCCACGACTGGAAAATCGACCTCCAGGCCCCCGACCTCGGCCCTCGCTACACCCTCGCGATCCTCGAGAACGTGAAGGTCGGCCCCAGCCCCGCCTGGTTGAAGGAAAAGATCGAGGCGACCGGCCACCGCTCCATCAACAACGTCGTCGACATCACGAACTACATCCTCTGGGAAACGGGCCAGCCGCTCCACGCCTTCGACGCCGCGAAGCTCGCCGGGAAGACCATCGAGGTCCGCCGCGCCCGCAAGGGGGAGACCCTCCTCGCCCTCGACGACAAGACCTACACCCTCAACGAGAACGACCTCGTCATCGCCGACGCCGAGCGCCCCCACGCCCTCGCCGGGGTCATCGGCGGGAAGGATTCCGCCGTCACCGAGGCGACGACGACCGTCGCCCTCGAGGCCGCCTGGTTCGACCCCGCCTCGGTCCGCCGCAGCGGCCGCCGCCTCGGCATCCTCACCGACTCGGCCTACCGCTTCGAGCGCCGCGTCGACGCCTACCGCATCCCCGAGGCCCGCATCCGCGCCCTCGTCCTGCTCGAGGAACTGGCCGACGCCGAACTGATCCAGGCCCCGATCGACGCCGGGCAGGCCCCCGCGAAGCGCGCGCCGATCACCCTCCGCCCGGAACGCGTCGCCGCCGTCCTCGGCGCCCCGATCACCCTCGACGAGATCACCGCCGTCCTGAAGCCCCTCGGCCTCCGCTACAAGGGGGACAACATCTGGACCTCCCCGCCCTACCGCCACGACCTCGAGACCGAGATCGACCTCATCGAGGAAGTCGCCCGCGTCCGGGGCCTCGCCAACCTCCCGGGCCGCGTCCGCCACGGCTGGGCGGCGGAGAGCGCCGCCGACCGCGCCTGGGACAAGGCCCTCCTCCTCCGCCGCTCCCTCGCGGCGCGGGGCTGGCAGGAGATCCTCACCGAGGCGATGGCCGCGCGCGAAGCGATCGGCAATCCCGACGCGGAACTCCTCGCCCTCGGCAACCCGCTCAACGCCCAGTTCACCCACCTCCGCCCCGCGCTGAAGGACGGCCTCGCCGCCATCGCCGGCGGGAACGTCGCCCGGGGGAACCTCTCCCTCCGCCTCTTCGAGGTCGGCAAGGTCTACCGCCGGGAGGGCGGCCAGGTCGTCGAGGAGATGCGCCTCGGCGTCCTCCAGCTCGGCCCCGTCGACGCCCTCGAATGGGCCGCCGCCGAACGGGCCAGCGACTTCTACGACGTGAAGGGCCTCGCCGACTACCTCGAAGGCGACCTCGGTATTCCCGCCGCGGCCCGCCTCGAGCTCGCCCCCCTCGACCCCGCGACGGCGAAGCGGCACGACCTCAAGGCGAAGGCCTTCTATGTCGAGTACCGGCTCGACGGCTGGCTGGCCGCCTCCGACGCTCCCGCCCTCTTCACCGGCCTCCCCCAGTTCCCCGGCGTCCGCCGCGACGTCGCCCTCGTCGTCCCCTCGGCGACGCCCCAGGCGGAACTCGCCGCCGCGCTGGAGAAAGCTGCGCGGGAAGCGGCGGGAAGCGCCCTCCAGAAAGTCGCCCTCTTCGACCTCTTCGAGGACTCGAAGGGGGAGAAGCTGGCCGCCGGGAAGAAGTCCCTCGCCTACGCCCTCACCTACCGCCTCCCCGACCGGACGCTGACCGACAAGGAGGTCAACGGCTGGCAGGAAAAGATTCTCGCCGCGGTGAAGGGCCTCGGCTACGATCTCCGGTAG